The sequence below is a genomic window from Microbacterium sp. cx-55.
TCGGCCTCGACGCGCAGACGATCGCGCTCGTCGTGGGCATCTCCGGCGCGGTCGACTTCGCCCTCTTCTATGCGAGCGGACAGGTGATGGACCGGTTCGGGCGACTGTGGGCGGCGCTCCCGGCGACGCTCCTGATGGGGACGGGTTTCCTGGTGCTCTCGGTGACGCACGAGTTCGACAGCGCCGTCATCTGGTATGCCGTCCTCGGTGGAGTGCTGGGGCTCGGCAACGGCTTGTCGAGCGGGATCCTGCTGACTCTCGGAGCGGATGCGGCGCCCCGCAGCGACCCGGCACCGTTCCTCGGGTCGTGGCGTACGCTGACCGACGCGGGCGGCGCTGTCGCCCCGCTGATCGTGTCGGCGCTGACCGCGGCGGTTTCACTGTCGGTTGCGACCGGCGCGATGGGGCTCCTGGGATTCGTCGGCGCTGCCGCGTTCATCCGCTGGGTGCCGCGGTTCGTTCCCCGACGCGGAGGAGAAGAAACGCCGTGACCGAGTTCAATTGGGCGGGAAACCTGGCCTACTCCGTCGACGCTGTCGCCGAGCCGTCGACGCGCGACGAGCTCCGCACGCTCGTCGCTTCGGCATCCGCCGTTCGGGCGCTGGGTTCGCGTCACTCCTTCAACCGCATCGCCGACACCGCCGGGTTGCTCGTGTCGACCGCGGGCCTGCCCGCGCGCGTATCCATCGACGCCGCGCGTCGGATCGCCCGGGTCGCCGGAGGCATGCGGTACGGCGAGGTCGCCCGCGCTCTGCAGGCGAACGGCTGGGCTCTCGGCAACCTCGCCTCCCTCCCCCACATCTCGGTCGCGGGCGCCATCGCCACGGGCACCCACGGCTCAGGCGACCGCAACGGTTCACTGGCGACGGCCGTTGCGGGTGTCGAGATCCTCACCGCCGACGGCGACATCCGGATGCTGCGCCGCGGCGAGCCCGGATTCAACGGCGCCGTGGTCTCTCTGGGCGCGCTCGGGATCGTGCTCGACGTCGATCTCGACATCGAGCCGGCCTACGAGATCGCCCAGACCGTGTATGAGCGGGTCGCGTGGGAGGACGCCCTCGTCGACCTCTCCGCCGTCACCTCGCTCGGGTACAGCGTCAGCATGTTCACGACCTGGCGCGACGCCGACACGGTCGACCAGGTGTGGGTGAAGGCGCGAACGGATGCGGGGCCCGCACCCGCGTCCGTGCTGGGCGCGTCGCCCGCGTCGGCTCAGCGCCATCCGCTGCCCGGGGAGGCCGCCGACAGCACGACCCCGCAGCGCGGCGTCGCGGGTGCGTGGCTCGACCGGCTTCCGCACTTCCGCCTCGAGTTCACTCCGTCGCGCGGCGCCGAACTGCAGACGGAGTACTTCGTCTCTCGCAGAGATGCGCCCGACGCGATCCGCGCGCTCAAGGTCTTCGCGCCGCGCCTCGGGGACCTGCTGCTCGTGAACGAGGTGCGCACGATCGCTGCCGACGAGCTGTGGCTGAGCGGCGCGTACGGCCGCGACACCGTCGGGCTGCACTTCACCTGGCGGCCGGATCAGCCCGCCGTCGAGGCGCTTCTCACCGAGATCGAGGCCGCACTCGCTCCGTTCGACCCGCGCCCGCACTGGGGCAAGGTGTTCACGATGCCGACCGACGTCATCCGCTCGCGCTACCCGCGGATCGACGACTTCGCCGCACTCCGAGCGGAGTTCGACCCGCGGGGTGTCTTCCGGAACGACTACGTCGCCGCACTCGGGCTCTGAGAAGTATGCATCCCCCGCGGGCCGCCGCTGCGGCGAACGCCGCGCCCGCCGTCACCCGCGCCGGGGATCAGCTCACTCGAAAGTGATGATCCCGGCGCGCGCGGCGCGGATGAGCACCTGAACGCGGTCTCGCACATCCCACTTCGCCATGATGTTGCTGAGGTGCGATTTCACGGTCGCTTCCGAGACGCTCTGCTGTCTGGCGATCTCCGCATTCGAGAGACCGCGCGCGAGAAGTGAGACGACGGCGCGCTCCCGCGGTGTGAGCCGTTCCGCATCGGACAGACGTACGAGCTGCCCAACGCCCACCGACGCGGACACCGACGCGACGAGCATGCTCGCGACGGCCGGCGAGAGGACCCGCAGCCCGCGTGCGATATCGCGGAGCGCGGCGACGATATCCTCCGGCTCGGAATCCTTCAGCAGATAACCGCCCGCCCCCGCTTGCAGCATCGGCAGGATCGCGTCGAGTGAACCGAACGTCGTCAGCGCGAGCACCTTGGTGGCGGGATGATCGCGGGTGATGATCCGCGTCGCTTCCGCCCCACCCATGACGGGCATCTGAGCGTCCATCAGCACGACGTCCGGGGCGAGCGACGCGACCGCTGCGAGCGCGTCGGCCCCGTTCGCAGCCTCTCCGACCACCTCGATGTCGTCGGCCTCGCTGACGAACACCGTGAGGGCGCGACGGATCAGCGATTCGTCGTCGACCACGAGCACCCGAAGTTCTTGCACGCCTCCCACGATAGGACCCCGCCCGCACCCCCGACGAAAGGGGGAGAGAGCGCTCGCCTTCCGACGGAAGCGGTGCCGCCTGACCTCCCGCGATGCTGAACAGATCACATCGAACAGGAGGTGAGCATGTACTCGACCAATGGACTTTGGACCGCACTGTGCCGACTCTTCGGTGTCTGCAACTGACGCTCGCGGAGTGCTGCACGCTCACATCGCGTGAGCGCACCTTTGCATAATGGAGCGATGACCGTCCCGCCGCACGACTCGCGCAGACGACAGGTGTCGTTGCGCGCGTTGTGGGCGTCGTTGCGCACCGATGCGGCGTTCACGCGCGTCGAGCGGTGGGCACTGTGGAGCCTCATCGGCGCGGGCTTGGTGGCCGGCCTGGTACTGACCGCCTCGGCGGGGCTTCCGGGTGAGGATGCCGTCTTCCAGACGCTTCTCACCCTCGCCTTCGCACTGGTTCTCTGGCGACCGAAGGCGTTCGGGGCGGCACTGCTCATCCTGCTCGCGGTCTCCCCCGCCGTCGACGCTCAGCAGGAGGCGATCCTGGCGTTGGCGTTGGGCAGCGGGCTGATCGCACGCACGTGCACGATCGCCATCCAGGCCGCGTACGTCGTCGCCTTCTTCGGCGCGGCGATCCTGATCCACGCCTTCTTCCCGGCCTCCGAGCCCCTGTCCAGCTTCATCGCCGCCATCATCGTGGCGACCGGATCGAGCGGTGTCGGGTTGACCCTGCGTGCGGTCACGGAGCGTGAGATGCAAGCGCACCGCAAGCTTCTGGTGTCGGAGCAGGCGCGAGCGGAGGTCGCCGCCGGGGAGCGTCGGCGGATCGCCGATGATCTGCACGACGTGGTCGCCCACGATCTGACCATCATCGCGATGCACGCCCGCCTTCTCGAACGGGATCCCGACCCGGACGATCGCAGGACGTCCCAGCGCGCGATCCTCGATTCCGCGCGGCAGGCGCTCTCGGACGTGCGGCGCGTGGTGCTGCTGGCGAGCGAGGATGCGGATCCGGCGACCGGTGCCGACAACCAGCGCGGCGTCGGCGTCGCGGCGCAGGAACTCGCCCGGGAACTGACGGCAGCCGGGTACCGGGTCCAGCTGGACGACGAGGTGCCCGACGACGCCGACGTCGACCGCCTCGTGAGCGCGACTCTCGCGCGCATCGTCCGCGAAGCCGGAACCAACATCCTGAAACACGCCGTCGGAGCGCAGCGCGTGCGCATCCACTTGCAGCAGTCGGACGGCGAACTCCGACTCTCCGTGTGGAACTCGCTTCCGCGCGACCCGAGCGCGTCCGACGCGGTCAGCGGGGGGTACGGAATCGTCCGGATGAACGAACGCACCGCGATTCTCGGCGGCTCGTTCGAGTCGGGGCCGGAATCCGGCGGCTGGCAGATGCGGGCGTCTTTCCCCGCTCGCTGACCGCGCGACGACCGGCCTACCCGCGGATCTGCCGGACCTCCTCCGAAAGTCGGAGTCCGGGCAGCACTTTCGGATGGATTGACGCGGGATCGCTTGTTCACCGCTCCTGCATCGGCAACCCTGAGGGCGTCCAGGTGGGCCGATGAAAGGGGAACAAGTGAACATGACGATGGAGTCCAGAGACGTCGCACTCGCACGGCGAGTGGACGCAGCCGTGCATGCGATTTACGACGGGACGGCGAGGGGATCCGTGTCCGCACCGGTCCTCGGCACACCGGCCACGGTGGCCGCGGCGCCGGCGGCGGTCGCGACATGGAAGCTCGCGGCAGCCGCGGTCGGCGGGGCGGCCAGCGTGGTCGGCGCCTATGTCGCGGGTCGAGCGGTCGGATCGTGGTGATTGACGGCGCGCTCGAGACGCGAGTGGGTAACGCCCTCGCGGAGCTCGGGGACGCCGGCGGCGTCTCGATCATCCGCATCGGGCGAGAGGCTCAGGGCCCCGTGCTGGCGACCCCGCTCATCGCTGCGGCGTTTGCGGGAGGCGCCGTGTACGGCGGAGGCCTCGTCGCGGCGTTCGAGGCCGGCCGAGCGGTTCGCGGAGGCTGAGTCGCGATGAGGAAGGTGTCGAAGAACGGAGGGCGCACGGCCGTGCGCGTGTACGGCCGTGTGGAGTCCGGGCTTCGGCGCGCGTCGGGGTCGCGGGAGAGGGCGCTGCGAGCGAGCGAATCGTTCGCCGCCATCACCGCGACCCTGGCGAGCATGGAAGCGGTCGCGACGCGCCGAGACACCGCCGAAGGCGAACTCAACGACTGGCGCGTGCTGCGTGGCGGCCTGGCCGCCGACGCTCCCTTCGTCTCCCGACTTCTCGACAAGCTGGATGGCCCGCGCGCAGACCGCGCCTTCCACCTGACCCGGTGCGCCCTCGGGATCGCCCTCCTCATCCCGGGTCGTGGCACGGCGCTCGACCGCCTGCGGCTCTCCGCGAACGCCGGTCTCAGCATCCTCGGCATGATCAATCAGACGCGTTCCCGCTACGGCGGAGACGGCTCCGACCAGGCGGCGCTCCAGGTGCACACCGCGGCGACGATCTCCCGTCTCGGCGGCGACGCCCGCTCCATCGACGCAGGCCTCTGGTACCTCTCGCTGCAGGGAGTCCTCTCCTACGCCGTGTCCGGATGGGTCAAACTGTTCGGTCGGCCGTGGCGCGAGGGAACGGCCGTATCCGGCGTCATGCGCACGCACACCTACGGGCACGAGGGAGTGTGGCGCTTCTTCCAAAAGCACCCGGCCCTGGAGAAGACGGCGACGCGGGCGATGCTCGTCTTCGAGTCCTCGTACCCCCTCGTCTACATCGGCGGACCTGTCGTCAACGCCGCCTACTCCGCGGTCGCCATGGGCTTCCATGTCGCGAACGGTGTCGTCATGGGGCTCGGTCGATTCGTGTGGGGTTTCGCCGCGTTCCATCCTGCGATCGCCTACACGACCGACGCCACCGCACGGCGGCGCGGGCGCAGCGACGCGCTTCCCGCTGTCGCGGGCGCCGCCATCGTGGCCGCGCTCGGGGCGACGGCACTCACCGCCACTCGGCGCCGGCTTCGCGTGCTCGACGGCCCGTCCTACCTCCAGCGCCTCGAGACATCGCGCGGCAGCACCCTCGCGTATGGCGGCAAGCAGCACGGGCACCCCGTCCTGCTGTTCCTGGTCAACGCCCTGTTCTCCACGCAGGACCACTTCGGGTGGGTGACCGGGCACCTCGATCGTGACGGCTCCGTCGACTTC
It includes:
- a CDS encoding alpha/beta fold hydrolase is translated as MSKNGGRTAVRVYGRVESGLRRASGSRERALRASESFAAITATLASMEAVATRRDTAEGELNDWRVLRGGLAADAPFVSRLLDKLDGPRADRAFHLTRCALGIALLIPGRGTALDRLRLSANAGLSILGMINQTRSRYGGDGSDQAALQVHTAATISRLGGDARSIDAGLWYLSLQGVLSYAVSGWVKLFGRPWREGTAVSGVMRTHTYGHEGVWRFFQKHPALEKTATRAMLVFESSYPLVYIGGPVVNAAYSAVAMGFHVANGVVMGLGRFVWGFAAFHPAIAYTTDATARRRGRSDALPAVAGAAIVAALGATALTATRRRLRVLDGPSYLQRLETSRGSTLAYGGKQHGHPVLLFLVNALFSTQDHFGWVTGHLDRDGSVDFITYDRAGYGASREAADDAFRIDDAVSDLIDLIENVADPDQRIVLAGHSYGGELIRRVAERLGDDRVKGLVFIDATHPEQFAQSASQREGLRLVRDAQSQMGLLVRAGFGSFLDRPSWVTRLPPPFRANAELQYRDGRMWRAGHRELRAVERELDIPRPPRLDAGSGIAGLVISASRTMSDADAARFQRELASTFVASGEPIVLEATHDTLLTDPLVAGEVAARILAFARQMGTPS
- a CDS encoding FAD-binding protein, whose product is MTEFNWAGNLAYSVDAVAEPSTRDELRTLVASASAVRALGSRHSFNRIADTAGLLVSTAGLPARVSIDAARRIARVAGGMRYGEVARALQANGWALGNLASLPHISVAGAIATGTHGSGDRNGSLATAVAGVEILTADGDIRMLRRGEPGFNGAVVSLGALGIVLDVDLDIEPAYEIAQTVYERVAWEDALVDLSAVTSLGYSVSMFTTWRDADTVDQVWVKARTDAGPAPASVLGASPASAQRHPLPGEAADSTTPQRGVAGAWLDRLPHFRLEFTPSRGAELQTEYFVSRRDAPDAIRALKVFAPRLGDLLLVNEVRTIAADELWLSGAYGRDTVGLHFTWRPDQPAVEALLTEIEAALAPFDPRPHWGKVFTMPTDVIRSRYPRIDDFAALRAEFDPRGVFRNDYVAALGL
- a CDS encoding response regulator, yielding MQELRVLVVDDESLIRRALTVFVSEADDIEVVGEAANGADALAAVASLAPDVVLMDAQMPVMGGAEATRIITRDHPATKVLALTTFGSLDAILPMLQAGAGGYLLKDSEPEDIVAALRDIARGLRVLSPAVASMLVASVSASVGVGQLVRLSDAERLTPRERAVVSLLARGLSNAEIARQQSVSEATVKSHLSNIMAKWDVRDRVQVLIRAARAGIITFE
- a CDS encoding sensor histidine kinase, whose product is MTVPPHDSRRRQVSLRALWASLRTDAAFTRVERWALWSLIGAGLVAGLVLTASAGLPGEDAVFQTLLTLAFALVLWRPKAFGAALLILLAVSPAVDAQQEAILALALGSGLIARTCTIAIQAAYVVAFFGAAILIHAFFPASEPLSSFIAAIIVATGSSGVGLTLRAVTEREMQAHRKLLVSEQARAEVAAGERRRIADDLHDVVAHDLTIIAMHARLLERDPDPDDRRTSQRAILDSARQALSDVRRVVLLASEDADPATGADNQRGVGVAAQELARELTAAGYRVQLDDEVPDDADVDRLVSATLARIVREAGTNILKHAVGAQRVRIHLQQSDGELRLSVWNSLPRDPSASDAVSGGYGIVRMNERTAILGGSFESGPESGGWQMRASFPAR